The Chryseobacterium geocarposphaerae genome window below encodes:
- a CDS encoding restriction endonuclease subunit S yields MTEENKSVKNFPNLRFPEFEGEWEIRCLEEFIDVISGIALKSDEIIEFEKGTPILRGINITEGFIRHSKEIDRFYPKKINEKTEKFILKINDLVIGMDGSKVGKNVALIDEKNIGSILIQRVARIRALNSANIHFIFQKIFSSEFIKYVDLVNTSSGIPHISLQQIKDFKTSFPLNILEQEKIASFLSLLDSRIQTQKKIIEQLETLMRANREKLFSQKLRFKDDGGNYFSDWSLTELKNVCSIIGGGTPDTQKSEFWNGNIQWFTPTEIKSNFVFKSERTISELGLKNSSAKILPKGSILLTTRATIGEVAIAQEECTTNQGFQSLIVKENCNNVFLFHWIKENKLELIKRANGSTFPEISKSEIEVIKILLPSINEQTKIANCLSSIQEKIDTERHILEKLDLQKKFLLANLFV; encoded by the coding sequence ATGACAGAAGAAAATAAAAGTGTAAAGAATTTTCCTAATTTACGATTTCCTGAGTTTGAAGGAGAATGGGAAATCCGATGTTTAGAAGAATTCATTGATGTAATTTCGGGTATTGCATTAAAATCTGATGAAATTATAGAATTTGAGAAAGGAACTCCGATTCTAAGAGGTATAAATATAACGGAGGGATTTATTAGACATAGTAAAGAAATCGATAGATTTTATCCAAAAAAAATAAACGAGAAAACAGAAAAATTTATACTGAAAATAAATGATTTAGTGATTGGAATGGATGGTTCCAAAGTTGGTAAAAATGTTGCATTAATAGATGAAAAAAATATCGGTTCAATATTAATCCAAAGAGTTGCAAGAATTAGAGCACTAAATTCCGCAAATATCCATTTCATTTTTCAAAAAATATTTTCAAGTGAGTTCATAAAATATGTGGATTTGGTAAATACTAGTTCAGGAATTCCACACATAAGCTTACAGCAAATTAAAGATTTTAAAACAAGCTTTCCTTTAAATATTTTAGAACAAGAAAAAATAGCATCTTTTCTCTCCTTGCTAGACTCTCGAATTCAAACCCAAAAGAAAATAATTGAACAATTAGAAACCTTAATGAGAGCTAATCGTGAAAAGTTATTTTCTCAGAAATTAAGATTTAAAGATGATGGAGGAAATTATTTTTCTGATTGGAGTTTAACTGAACTGAAAAATGTTTGTTCTATAATCGGAGGTGGAACGCCAGACACCCAAAAATCTGAATTTTGGAATGGTAATATTCAGTGGTTTACTCCAACAGAAATAAAATCAAATTTTGTTTTTAAAAGCGAGAGAACCATCTCCGAATTGGGTTTGAAAAATTCATCGGCTAAAATTCTTCCAAAAGGTTCGATTTTATTAACAACTAGGGCGACTATTGGCGAAGTTGCAATTGCGCAAGAAGAGTGTACGACTAATCAAGGGTTTCAATCTTTAATAGTAAAAGAAAATTGTAATAATGTTTTTTTATTCCATTGGATAAAGGAAAACAAACTTGAATTAATAAAACGTGCGAATGGCTCAACATTTCCAGAGATAAGTAAATCAGAAATTGAAGTAATTAAAATTCTGTTGCCTTCAATAAATGAACAAACCAAAATCGCCAACTGTTTATCTTCAATTCAAGAAAAAATTGATACGGAAAGACATATTTTAGAAAAGTTAGATCTTCAGAAAAAGTTTCTTTTGGCTAATTTGTTTGTTTGA
- a CDS encoding T9SS type A sorting domain-containing protein: MGDQQVDQLIEKQDIRIYPNPVSDYAYIEIGFDFKEADITMYDMAGRQLQSLKTKNKVTKINTQPLIQGAYLVTIKTDDNKTANAKLIKK, translated from the coding sequence TTGGGAGATCAGCAGGTGGATCAATTGATCGAAAAGCAGGATATCAGGATCTATCCGAATCCGGTATCCGATTATGCCTATATAGAAATTGGCTTTGATTTTAAGGAAGCGGATATTACGATGTATGATATGGCAGGTAGACAGCTTCAGAGTTTGAAAACCAAGAATAAGGTAACGAAGATCAATACCCAGCCTTTGATACAGGGTGCTTACCTGGTTACGATAAAAACAGACGATAATAAAACCGCTAATGCTAAACTGATTAAGAAATAA
- a CDS encoding DUF6266 family protein: MARITKGILGGFSGKVGTVVGANWRGKDIIRSTPKPSSRPPSDKQLVQQTKFKLVISFLQPVKNIQTKYFGSGSGSKSRINLAVSYTINEAVQMVGDVAELLYNKVLITKGDLAGFQNVTATPQAGNGISLNWEDNSAQGNADATDLANAVCYCEEVGSFEIFESVAERSVLTADLTLPAFYAGKEIHLWVFFNNAKETVACNSAYLGSLTLI, from the coding sequence ATGGCAAGAATAACAAAAGGAATCCTTGGTGGATTTTCAGGAAAAGTAGGAACAGTAGTAGGCGCCAACTGGCGCGGAAAAGACATCATCAGAAGTACCCCAAAACCAAGCAGCAGACCTCCCAGCGACAAACAGCTTGTACAGCAGACGAAGTTTAAGCTGGTGATCAGTTTTCTGCAGCCCGTTAAGAATATCCAGACTAAGTATTTCGGATCAGGAAGCGGTTCAAAATCAAGAATAAACCTGGCGGTTTCATACACCATCAATGAAGCCGTACAGATGGTAGGAGATGTTGCCGAACTCCTTTATAACAAGGTACTGATCACAAAAGGAGACCTGGCAGGATTTCAAAACGTAACTGCCACGCCGCAAGCCGGAAACGGAATCAGCCTGAACTGGGAAGATAATTCGGCACAGGGCAATGCGGATGCCACAGACCTGGCCAATGCGGTGTGCTACTGCGAAGAAGTAGGAAGTTTCGAGATTTTCGAATCGGTAGCAGAAAGAAGTGTATTGACTGCTGATCTCACGCTTCCGGCCTTTTATGCAGGAAAAGAAATTCATCTCTGGGTCTTTTTTAATAATGCGAAAGAGACGGTTGCCTGCAACAGTGCCTATCTCGGAAGCCTGACTTTGATTTAA
- a CDS encoding type I restriction-modification system subunit M yields the protein MSEEQKRQLQQQLWNIANTLRGKMDADEFRDYILGFIFYKYLSEKIHFTANKILLDSGEDVDYNDVDENTEEGKGIVEAIYEEVVEDLGYFLKPSELFSNIAKKGHQKQEGKSNFILAELSKILNNIEQSTLGTNSEDDFEGLFDDLDLTSAKLGRTEDEKNTLISKVLYHLDDIDFNLSDTNADVLGDAYEYLIAQFASGAGKKAGEFYTPQQVSTILARIVTSRKSQLKSVYDPTCGSGSLLLRVAREAKVSDFYGQEMNRTTYNLARMNMILHGVNYSNFDIRQEDTLEKPQHLDKTFDAIVANPPFSAKWSANELLLLDERFSQYGKLAPSSKADFAFIQHMIHHLDENGIMAVVMPHGVLFRGAAELVIRKYLIKEKNYLDAVIGLPSNIFFGTSIPTCILVFKKCREADEDILFVDASKEFEKQKNQNVLLNAHINKIVDTYQNRTVTEKFSHKATLQEVADNDYNLNIPRYVDTFEEEEEIDIQAVMAEIKELEAKRSQLDSEIEVYLKELGLVS from the coding sequence ATGTCAGAAGAACAGAAACGTCAGTTGCAACAGCAACTTTGGAATATAGCGAATACTTTAAGAGGTAAAATGGATGCGGATGAATTCCGTGATTATATTTTAGGATTTATTTTTTATAAATATCTTTCAGAGAAAATACATTTTACGGCTAACAAAATTTTATTAGATTCAGGAGAAGATGTTGATTACAATGATGTTGATGAAAATACTGAAGAAGGGAAAGGAATTGTAGAAGCCATTTATGAAGAAGTCGTTGAAGATTTGGGATATTTCCTGAAACCTTCGGAACTTTTCAGTAATATTGCCAAAAAAGGACATCAGAAACAGGAAGGGAAATCTAATTTTATCTTAGCTGAACTTTCTAAAATCCTCAATAATATTGAGCAATCCACATTAGGAACAAATAGTGAAGATGATTTTGAAGGATTGTTTGATGATTTGGATCTTACTTCGGCAAAACTTGGACGAACTGAAGACGAAAAAAATACATTAATCTCCAAAGTTCTGTATCATTTAGATGATATTGATTTCAATTTATCAGATACCAATGCTGATGTTTTAGGCGATGCTTATGAATATCTGATTGCACAGTTTGCAAGTGGGGCTGGTAAAAAAGCAGGAGAATTTTATACTCCGCAACAGGTTTCTACTATTTTAGCAAGAATTGTTACGAGTCGAAAATCACAATTAAAATCTGTATATGACCCGACTTGTGGAAGTGGTTCTTTACTTTTGAGAGTTGCCCGTGAAGCCAAAGTAAGTGATTTCTACGGTCAGGAAATGAACCGTACTACTTACAACTTAGCAAGGATGAATATGATTCTTCACGGTGTCAATTACAGCAACTTTGATATCCGTCAGGAAGATACGCTTGAAAAACCACAACATCTTGACAAAACTTTTGATGCGATTGTAGCCAATCCTCCTTTTTCAGCAAAATGGAGTGCTAATGAATTGCTTTTGTTGGATGAAAGATTTTCACAATACGGAAAATTAGCGCCTTCTTCAAAAGCAGACTTTGCGTTTATCCAACATATGATTCATCATTTGGATGAAAATGGAATTATGGCTGTCGTAATGCCACACGGTGTTCTGTTCCGTGGTGCCGCTGAATTGGTTATTCGAAAATATCTGATTAAAGAGAAGAATTATTTAGATGCAGTAATTGGTTTGCCTTCTAACATTTTCTTTGGAACAAGTATTCCGACCTGTATTTTAGTCTTTAAGAAATGTCGCGAAGCCGATGAAGATATTTTGTTTGTCGATGCAAGCAAAGAGTTTGAGAAGCAAAAAAATCAAAATGTATTGCTCAATGCTCATATCAATAAAATTGTTGACACTTATCAAAACCGTACAGTAACTGAAAAATTCAGTCATAAAGCGACATTGCAGGAGGTTGCAGATAATGATTACAATCTAAATATTCCTCGCTATGTGGATACTTTTGAGGAAGAAGAGGAAATTGATATTCAGGCGGTAATGGCAGAAATTAAGGAGCTTGAAGCGAAGCGTTCTCAGTTGGATTCTGAAATTGAAGTTTATTTGAAAGAATTGGGATTAGTAAGCTAA
- a CDS encoding helix-turn-helix domain-containing protein produces the protein MKKKSGTSMYDDEMLNTILAVFEEIVNILKENQNNDSLFYDSANVKRLLNISDSTLFRIRKSQDIPYVKIGRKIFYPKSFFINTLKK, from the coding sequence ATGAAAAAGAAATCAGGTACATCTATGTATGATGATGAAATGTTGAACACTATTTTGGCAGTCTTTGAAGAAATCGTAAACATTTTAAAGGAGAATCAGAACAATGATTCATTGTTCTATGACAGCGCCAATGTGAAAAGGCTTTTGAACATCAGCGACAGCACTTTATTCCGGATCAGGAAATCCCAAGACATTCCTTATGTTAAAATCGGACGGAAAATCTTTTATCCCAAATCGTTTTTCATCAATACACTCAAAAAATAA
- a CDS encoding T9SS C-terminal target domain-containing protein has protein sequence MKKLYIGAYFLCTVLSVSAQEVLWQKDIKSTTQDFLSQVTPTVDLQYLITGSSIQSKSLSQEANSQQQNNGYDFHLVKLNQQGEEVWEKYFAGKNHDYLSASLSTQDGGFLLAGTSYSGKGLDKKDDSKGGSDIWLIRINEFGDEVWQKTLGSTSDEEARAVIQTTDLGFFVAGNVQNSPQGYGSKDVLVVKLDKTGKELSQLILGGKGLDEVEKMIPTRDGGVLLGVYSRSSEFRDSGIGSSSEIRGLSSGTPTPNPVSRYPKSTNNQGEGDYWIIKLSKDGKVEWEKNYGGTGDDHLRTVAMTTSGFIIGGESRSERSGNKTVSVEEGTDLWLISLNEKGEEIWQKSYNFKNRDVLMGMHVILGHNEREKNKDLTKGILLGGYTQAEGRIEADDETFWMMKTETNSGENTSKENPEKEKNGFRILN, from the coding sequence ATGAAAAAACTCTATATCGGTGCATATTTCCTATGCACAGTTCTGAGCGTTTCCGCTCAGGAAGTCCTATGGCAGAAAGACATCAAATCCACCACTCAGGATTTCTTAAGTCAGGTGACTCCAACCGTAGACCTTCAGTACTTAATTACCGGAAGCTCCATTCAGTCTAAAAGCCTGTCGCAAGAAGCCAACAGCCAACAGCAGAACAACGGCTACGATTTCCATTTAGTAAAACTCAACCAACAGGGAGAAGAAGTCTGGGAAAAATACTTTGCAGGCAAGAACCACGATTACCTTTCCGCATCCCTTTCCACTCAGGACGGAGGCTTTCTCTTAGCAGGAACTTCCTATTCAGGCAAAGGCCTTGACAAAAAAGACGACTCCAAAGGAGGTTCCGATATCTGGCTCATCAGAATTAATGAATTCGGAGATGAAGTATGGCAGAAAACCCTAGGCAGCACTTCCGATGAAGAAGCCAGAGCCGTAATCCAAACCACTGACTTAGGATTCTTTGTCGCAGGAAATGTTCAAAACTCTCCACAAGGTTATGGTTCCAAAGACGTTCTTGTTGTCAAATTAGACAAAACCGGAAAAGAACTCTCCCAGCTTATTTTAGGCGGAAAAGGCTTAGACGAAGTAGAAAAAATGATTCCAACGAGAGATGGCGGTGTTTTATTAGGAGTCTATTCCAGAAGTTCCGAGTTTCGGGATTCGGGGATAGGTTCGAGTTCCGAGATTCGTGGTTTGAGTTCCGGAACTCCCACCCCGAATCCCGTATCCCGTTACCCCAAATCCACAAATAATCAGGGAGAAGGCGATTACTGGATCATTAAACTCAGCAAAGACGGCAAAGTAGAATGGGAAAAGAACTATGGAGGAACAGGAGACGATCACTTAAGAACCGTGGCTATGACTACTTCAGGCTTTATCATAGGAGGCGAAAGCCGTTCCGAGAGATCAGGCAATAAAACCGTAAGCGTAGAAGAAGGTACCGACCTTTGGCTCATCTCCTTAAATGAAAAAGGTGAAGAGATCTGGCAGAAATCTTACAACTTTAAAAACAGGGATGTTTTAATGGGAATGCATGTCATCTTAGGACACAATGAAAGAGAAAAAAATAAAGACCTAACCAAAGGAATCTTACTCGGAGGCTATACCCAGGCAGAAGGCAGAATAGAAGCCGATGATGAAACCTTCTGGATGATGAAAACGGAAACGAACAGTGGCGAAAACACGTCAAAGGAGAATCCAGAAAAAGAGAAGAACGGCTTTCGGATATTAAACTAA
- a CDS encoding restriction endonuclease subunit S, translating to MPILAITQDYGAIPRDLIDFKITVTDKSVESYKVVEVGDFIISLRSFQGGIEYSEYRGICSPAYIILRPNISIDRIFFKYYLKTPKYIIHLNRKLEGIRDGKMISYSYFSDIILPLPSIDEQNKVSAFLSLIESRIATQKKIIEDLQITKKEISFKLFKGGFNSSELRKENFQKLGDLTYIVNKKNKENLKLPVYSINNKKGFISQSEQFEGIDSDERGYDISLYKIIEKETFAYNPARINVGSIGYSGNLENIIISSLYVCFKTVDVVDDKFLFHYLRTDIFRKEVLRNVEGGVRDYLFYESFSRIKINLPDLKEQIKIAHFLSKFDEKINLESDLLALYENQKKYLLHNLFV from the coding sequence TTGCCGATTCTTGCAATAACCCAAGATTATGGTGCAATCCCTAGAGATTTGATTGATTTTAAAATAACTGTTACTGATAAAAGTGTTGAAAGTTATAAAGTTGTAGAAGTTGGAGATTTTATAATTAGTCTTAGAAGTTTTCAAGGAGGTATTGAATATTCTGAATACAGAGGTATATGCAGCCCAGCATATATTATACTAAGACCTAATATATCAATAGATAGAATTTTCTTCAAATATTATCTTAAAACTCCAAAATATATAATACATCTTAATAGAAAATTAGAGGGAATAAGAGATGGTAAAATGATTAGTTACTCATATTTCTCTGATATTATTCTTCCACTTCCTTCTATTGATGAACAAAATAAAGTATCAGCATTTTTATCACTTATTGAAAGCCGAATTGCAACCCAAAAGAAAATAATTGAGGATTTACAAATAACAAAAAAAGAAATATCTTTTAAGCTTTTTAAGGGAGGATTTAACTCCTCAGAATTAAGAAAAGAAAATTTCCAAAAATTAGGAGATCTAACCTATATTGTCAATAAAAAAAATAAAGAAAACCTTAAACTACCCGTCTATTCAATCAACAATAAAAAAGGTTTTATAAGTCAGTCTGAGCAATTTGAAGGAATTGATAGTGATGAGAGAGGTTATGATATTTCGTTATATAAAATAATAGAGAAAGAAACCTTTGCTTATAATCCAGCAAGAATCAATGTTGGTTCAATAGGCTATAGTGGAAATTTGGAAAATATTATAATTAGTTCCTTGTATGTCTGTTTTAAAACAGTAGATGTAGTCGATGATAAATTTTTATTTCATTATCTAAGAACTGATATTTTTAGAAAAGAAGTTTTAAGAAATGTGGAAGGAGGTGTTAGAGATTATTTATTCTATGAAAGCTTTTCCAGAATAAAAATTAATCTCCCAGATTTGAAAGAACAAATTAAAATAGCCCATTTTTTGTCAAAGTTTGATGAAAAGATTAACCTGGAAAGCGACTTATTAGCCCTATACGAAAATCAGAAAAAGTATTTATTACATAATCTGTTTGTTTGA
- a CDS encoding DUF6443 domain-containing protein: MKKLIIPISALFVAGVVRAQTLNLSTTENYVYSKTYLTDPTEAAPKASENVQYLDGLGRPKQVINIKASPLQRDIVSHIVYDQYGRQAVDYLPVPQSATANGAIIDNPLANAVNTPLGNEIIFAKKEFEASPLDRVLEQKQVGAAWADKPVKLGYSANTDGEVKKYIATFDAASFTASITLSATPYGAGQLYKNTITDEDGNKTIEFKNGQGQTVLVRKMLNATVSADTYYVYNDYDQLAYVIPPLAVAANAIDSTTLDNLCYQYKYDQKNRLAEKKLPGKGWEYMVYDQADRLILTRDVNLNAQGKWLITKYDQLGRPVYTGIIAGGSRETMQSQAANLVIAESRSGGGFTKNGMQIYYTNVYFTDIETVLSVNYYDTYPAGTPAFTPAIPGQAAVLTDTMSAVLNTKGLPLASYVKNIEDDSWTKSYSYYDTRARVIATHSINHLGGYTQTESELDFSGTPKQVITKHKRLSSDPEKMITETFTYDNQNRMLVHKHKIDNGAEEILTQNEYNELSQLKTRKVGGKVVGSGLQTVDYQYNIRGWMTQINDPNNLGNDLFGYKIKYNQVEGIQTPDASDTSLQVTPKYNGNIAEVDWKTGATPNESLKRYGYVYDSLNRLSAGFYQNATNPSLREYYEKATYDLNGNIKTMVRTAQRIGATSLMIDNLTYEYENGNASNRLQTVRDAVTIAQGYPYKANPASIVYDANGNMTSLRDKGISSIQYNYLNLPAKITQNAQVTDYTYRADGVKVKKLFGGLQTDYLGGFQYKYTYAWEDETGTTMNDEMKLRIIPTSEGYFDALRNIYFYNYTDHLGNVRLSYSDADGNGIVTGDILVNNCYDTPDGQICNNYIITGEAEGVTNYYPFGLMHNSENHSFDQAYQYKYNGKELQETGMYDYGARFYMPDLGRWGVIDPLAEKMTRHSPYNYAFNNPLRFIDPDGMAPVDDHFNKNGRFMYRDNKKTNNIIVHTDQGNAKLSQLDYNKKGTLRAVSNIIAHYAGQKGFSGYYGVSNKIKGEDTGAITSRATGTVYFNIKQLQKGSYNDLYNLRNTLDHEAGANGHKSENLNGKYTFLDHAKVYLGQAKTSDYGNSTEGNQNSVAFGFAQRLWNAYKKDEISWQGMDPYINDFNKNNKGGVNISTIGGYEGEPMQIVIQNGTQQSKPQSVELMKNPNE, from the coding sequence ATGAAAAAGCTAATCATTCCTATCAGTGCATTGTTTGTAGCAGGTGTTGTACGTGCGCAGACCCTCAATCTGAGCACTACAGAAAACTATGTCTATTCAAAAACCTATTTAACTGACCCAACGGAAGCGGCCCCGAAAGCTTCGGAAAACGTGCAGTACCTCGACGGGCTGGGAAGACCCAAGCAGGTAATTAATATAAAAGCCTCTCCGCTGCAAAGAGACATCGTATCCCATATAGTCTATGACCAGTACGGAAGACAGGCCGTAGACTATCTTCCGGTTCCCCAGTCTGCCACAGCCAACGGAGCAATCATAGACAATCCTTTAGCCAACGCAGTGAATACCCCGCTCGGTAATGAGATCATCTTTGCCAAAAAAGAATTCGAAGCCTCTCCGCTGGACCGGGTACTGGAACAGAAACAGGTAGGAGCCGCATGGGCAGATAAACCGGTAAAGCTGGGCTATAGTGCGAATACGGACGGCGAAGTAAAAAAATACATTGCGACTTTTGATGCCGCCTCATTTACCGCTTCCATCACGCTTTCTGCCACTCCTTACGGAGCCGGTCAGCTGTACAAAAATACCATTACAGATGAAGACGGCAACAAAACCATAGAATTTAAAAACGGACAGGGGCAGACGGTGCTCGTAAGAAAGATGCTGAACGCCACCGTAAGCGCAGATACCTATTATGTGTACAACGATTACGACCAGCTGGCCTACGTTATCCCTCCATTGGCCGTAGCAGCAAATGCTATTGACAGCACAACGCTGGACAATCTCTGCTATCAGTATAAATATGACCAGAAAAATCGCCTGGCAGAAAAGAAACTTCCCGGTAAAGGATGGGAATATATGGTATATGACCAAGCAGACCGACTGATCCTGACCCGCGATGTCAATCTGAATGCCCAGGGAAAATGGCTGATCACGAAATATGACCAGCTCGGAAGACCCGTGTATACAGGAATAATCGCAGGCGGATCCAGGGAAACCATGCAGAGCCAGGCCGCAAATCTGGTGATTGCGGAAAGCAGAAGCGGCGGTGGATTTACCAAAAACGGGATGCAGATCTATTATACCAATGTCTATTTCACCGACATAGAAACCGTTTTATCGGTCAATTATTACGATACCTATCCTGCAGGAACCCCGGCCTTTACTCCTGCTATTCCGGGGCAGGCTGCCGTACTTACCGATACCATGAGTGCTGTGCTCAATACCAAAGGCCTGCCATTGGCATCCTATGTGAAAAACATAGAAGACGACAGCTGGACGAAAAGTTACAGCTATTATGATACCCGGGCAAGAGTGATCGCCACCCATTCCATCAATCACTTGGGAGGCTATACCCAAACAGAATCCGAGCTGGATTTTTCGGGAACCCCAAAGCAGGTGATCACAAAACATAAAAGACTGAGCAGCGATCCTGAAAAAATGATCACCGAAACCTTTACCTACGATAACCAGAACAGGATGTTGGTACACAAGCATAAAATAGACAACGGTGCCGAAGAAATCCTCACCCAGAACGAATACAATGAGCTTTCGCAGCTGAAGACCAGGAAAGTAGGAGGCAAGGTAGTAGGAAGCGGGCTGCAGACGGTAGATTACCAATACAATATCCGGGGCTGGATGACGCAGATCAATGATCCCAATAATCTGGGTAATGATCTCTTTGGCTATAAGATCAAATACAATCAGGTGGAAGGTATTCAGACTCCCGATGCTTCCGATACCTCTTTGCAGGTAACCCCAAAATACAACGGGAATATTGCCGAAGTAGACTGGAAAACAGGAGCTACCCCCAACGAATCTCTGAAAAGATACGGCTATGTATATGATAGCCTCAACCGCCTTTCGGCAGGCTTTTACCAGAACGCGACCAATCCTTCCCTGAGAGAATATTATGAAAAGGCTACCTATGACCTGAACGGGAATATAAAAACAATGGTGAGAACCGCCCAGAGAATAGGAGCTACTTCTCTGATGATCGACAACCTTACCTATGAATATGAAAATGGAAATGCATCCAACCGTTTGCAGACCGTACGCGATGCCGTTACCATTGCACAGGGCTACCCGTACAAAGCCAATCCTGCCAGTATAGTATACGATGCCAACGGAAATATGACCTCCTTACGGGATAAAGGCATTTCTTCCATTCAATATAATTACTTAAATTTACCTGCAAAGATTACCCAAAATGCACAGGTAACAGACTATACCTACCGTGCAGACGGGGTGAAAGTGAAGAAGCTCTTTGGAGGATTGCAGACCGATTATCTGGGAGGTTTCCAGTATAAATACACGTATGCCTGGGAAGATGAAACGGGAACTACAATGAACGATGAGATGAAGCTGAGAATCATCCCGACCTCAGAAGGTTATTTTGATGCCTTACGCAACATATATTTTTATAATTACACTGACCATTTAGGAAATGTAAGATTAAGTTACAGTGATGCTGATGGAAACGGGATTGTCACCGGGGATATTCTGGTCAACAATTGCTATGATACTCCGGATGGACAGATTTGTAACAACTACATCATCACAGGAGAAGCAGAAGGGGTAACCAACTACTATCCGTTTGGGTTGATGCATAATAGTGAAAACCACAGTTTTGATCAGGCTTATCAGTACAAGTACAACGGGAAGGAGCTTCAGGAGACCGGAATGTATGATTACGGAGCAAGGTTTTACATGCCGGACTTAGGAAGATGGGGTGTAATTGATCCTTTGGCGGAGAAAATGACCCGTCATAGTCCGTACAATTATGCGTTTAACAATCCTTTGAGATTTATTGATCCGGATGGAATGGCTCCAGTAGATGATCATTTTAATAAAAATGGAAGATTTATGTACAGAGATAATAAAAAAACGAATAATATTATAGTGCATACTGATCAGGGAAATGCTAAACTATCCCAATTGGATTATAATAAAAAAGGAACGCTCAGAGCTGTAAGTAATATAATTGCTCACTATGCTGGACAAAAAGGATTCTCAGGATATTATGGAGTAAGTAACAAAATTAAAGGTGAAGATACTGGGGCTATTACATCTAGAGCAACAGGAACTGTATATTTTAATATCAAACAATTACAAAAAGGAAGTTATAACGATTTGTATAATTTAAGAAATACTTTAGATCACGAAGCTGGAGCAAATGGGCATAAAAGCGAAAATTTAAATGGAAAATATACATTTCTTGATCATGCAAAAGTTTATTTAGGACAAGCTAAAACATCAGATTACGGAAATTCTACTGAAGGAAATCAGAATTCTGTTGCTTTTGGTTTTGCACAAAGATTATGGAATGCTTATAAAAAAGATGAAATTTCATGGCAAGGTATGGATCCTTATATAAATGATTTTAATAAAAATAATAAAGGGGGAGTTAATATATCTACCATTGGAGGATATGAAGGAGAGCCAATGCAAATAGTTATACAAAATGGAACACAGCAGTCTAAACCGCAATCAGTCGAATTAATGAAAAACCCAAATGAATAA